In a single window of the Caldibacillus debilis DSM 16016 genome:
- a CDS encoding NAD-dependent epimerase/dehydratase family protein has product MRAVVTGGAGFIGSHLADELIARGAEVHIIDNRAAGDSAFVHPSAEIHAEDIRSEKVKEIFQGIRPDTVFHLAAQVDVRRSVKSPRQDADINLAGTLNVLEAAKTAGVKKIIFSSTSAVYGEKKDGKIRETSPPDPVSFYGLSKWAGEKYIELFSRIHHLPFTILRYGNVYGPRQRGEGEAGVIAVFLEKLSRKEPFTVYGDGEQTRDFIYVSDVVEATIAAADKGDGEIIHVSTGKKTSLNTLIRTLERIHGTALKVNYQAEKPGDIKESCLDNEKAKRILGFQPKVSLMEGLKITYQWKMGMEKGHDRRRS; this is encoded by the coding sequence ATGAGGGCGGTGGTGACCGGAGGGGCGGGATTCATCGGGTCCCATCTTGCGGATGAGCTGATCGCAAGAGGGGCCGAAGTCCATATCATCGACAACCGGGCCGCCGGGGATTCCGCCTTTGTGCATCCGTCGGCGGAAATCCACGCGGAAGATATCCGAAGCGAAAAGGTTAAAGAAATTTTTCAAGGGATTCGGCCCGACACGGTATTCCATTTGGCCGCGCAAGTCGATGTCCGCCGGTCGGTAAAAAGCCCCCGCCAGGATGCCGATATCAATCTCGCCGGCACGCTGAACGTTTTGGAGGCGGCAAAAACGGCGGGGGTGAAAAAAATCATCTTCAGCTCCACATCGGCGGTCTACGGCGAGAAAAAGGACGGGAAAATCCGCGAAACTTCCCCGCCGGATCCGGTTTCCTTTTACGGCCTTTCCAAATGGGCTGGCGAAAAATATATCGAGCTGTTCAGCCGGATCCACCATCTTCCCTTTACGATTTTAAGATACGGCAACGTTTACGGCCCGAGGCAAAGGGGCGAGGGGGAAGCCGGGGTCATCGCGGTTTTCCTGGAAAAACTTTCGCGCAAGGAACCTTTCACCGTTTACGGCGACGGCGAACAGACCCGGGATTTCATCTATGTCTCGGACGTCGTTGAAGCGACCATTGCCGCAGCGGACAAGGGAGACGGGGAGATCATCCATGTCTCCACCGGGAAGAAAACATCCCTCAACACGTTGATCCGCACGCTGGAAAGGATCCACGGCACGGCCTTGAAAGTGAACTATCAGGCGGAAAAACCCGGGGACATTAAGGAGAGCTGCCTGGACAATGAAAAGGCAAAACGGATCTTGGGTTTCCAGCCGAAAGTCTCCCTGATGGAAGGCTTGAAAATCACCTACCAATGGAAAATGGGAATGGAAAAGGGCCATGATCGCAGGCGTTCCTGA
- a CDS encoding glycosyltransferase family 4 protein, which yields MKILLATYWPIPHVGGVWTYMTQLKEKLESYGHEVDLLGYDEDNISVHLYNKGRKLPREKVIPIINANLTEQNYPLIYRNFLVRWTEFQRYVFELSAAYFGLDKYDLIHTQDVLSTTAVSRIKPKHIPHVATIHGSVAHEIRMQLESIHKSETSYMARDYYDDVEKKGATSADITIVCNEWLRNIFLDEFDVPPEKLTILHYGYDAENFIRRMRIKPALVKPADKKVILYTGRLAELKGLNYLLEALKNLKAIRSDWVCWIVGSGEQEAALKNQAMALGLDQDVQFLGRRDDVPGLLTQSDIFVLPTLIENQPLSVIEAQIAGKAIIASNTGGIPEIIEHGVTGLLTPPKDVNMLTQNLNLLLDNEKYRKQLGSNARKWGLPHWSIEKSTRNLLKIYYQAIDQKRLAGGRRG from the coding sequence ATGAAAATATTGCTTGCAACCTATTGGCCCATCCCTCATGTCGGCGGCGTATGGACGTATATGACGCAATTGAAGGAAAAATTGGAATCCTACGGTCATGAAGTGGATCTCCTCGGCTATGACGAGGACAATATTTCCGTCCACTTGTACAACAAAGGGCGAAAACTGCCGCGGGAAAAAGTGATTCCCATCATTAACGCCAATCTCACCGAGCAAAACTATCCGCTCATTTACAGAAACTTTCTTGTCCGGTGGACCGAGTTTCAACGTTATGTTTTTGAATTGAGCGCGGCCTATTTCGGTTTGGATAAATACGACCTGATCCACACGCAAGATGTGCTTTCGACGACGGCGGTCAGCCGGATCAAGCCGAAACATATCCCCCACGTGGCGACGATCCACGGTTCCGTCGCCCATGAAATCAGGATGCAGTTGGAATCGATCCATAAATCCGAAACTTCCTACATGGCCCGGGATTACTACGACGATGTGGAAAAGAAAGGGGCCACATCCGCAGATATCACGATCGTATGCAACGAGTGGCTGCGCAATATCTTTCTCGACGAATTCGATGTCCCGCCGGAAAAACTGACCATTTTACATTACGGCTACGACGCGGAAAACTTTATCCGGCGGATGCGGATCAAACCGGCGCTGGTTAAGCCCGCCGATAAAAAGGTCATCCTTTATACCGGAAGATTGGCCGAATTGAAGGGGCTCAATTATCTGCTCGAGGCGCTGAAGAATTTGAAAGCCATCCGCAGTGACTGGGTATGCTGGATTGTGGGATCCGGCGAACAGGAAGCCGCCTTGAAAAATCAAGCTATGGCCCTCGGACTGGATCAGGATGTGCAGTTTCTCGGCAGAAGGGACGACGTCCCCGGACTTTTGACCCAATCGGATATCTTCGTCCTCCCCACCCTTATTGAAAATCAACCGCTATCTGTCATTGAGGCGCAAATCGCCGGAAAGGCGATCATCGCCAGCAATACGGGCGGGATTCCCGAGATTATTGAACACGGCGTAACGGGATTATTGACCCCGCCGAAGGATGTCAACATGCTCACGCAAAACTTGAACTTGCTGCTGGATAACGAGAAATACCGGAAACAGTTGGGATCCAACGCAAGAAAATGGGGATTGCCCCATTGGTCGATTGAAAAGTCGACCCGAAATCTTTTAAAGATCTATTACCAGGCGATCGATCAGAAACGATTGGCAGGTGGACGCCGTGGCTAA
- a CDS encoding DUF4183 domain-containing protein, whose product MSGYHYFYNLPFSLPRPVLMIPDGDERDLRHFAVPAPVMIAEYFAVSDGKKRVYTDEDGMNGYGSQKILPPGDVSLYSLYINGILQPKANYEVKAGKLFLKTDDVPLRGTPIILQMIIL is encoded by the coding sequence ATGAGCGGTTATCACTACTTTTATAACCTGCCTTTCTCCCTGCCCCGGCCGGTATTGATGATTCCGGATGGCGATGAACGGGATTTGCGCCATTTTGCCGTCCCGGCACCGGTCATGATCGCGGAGTATTTTGCCGTCTCCGACGGAAAAAAGCGGGTCTATACCGATGAGGATGGAATGAACGGGTACGGTTCGCAGAAAATACTGCCTCCAGGCGATGTATCCTTGTACAGTTTATATATAAATGGAATTTTGCAGCCCAAGGCCAATTATGAAGTGAAAGCGGGAAAATTGTTTTTAAAAACCGATGACGTTCCGTTGAGGGGAACGCCGATCATCTTGCAAATGATCATCCTGTGA
- a CDS encoding DUF4183 domain-containing protein translates to MGLKIIKPLMTTDVQISVVPVVQRFFTEMEKSIPENTTYRIDAGKFLDDSGNKVEYFPPLNLNNSYFNVYINGFLQMEENFAYTAGEEGIGNLLITVPEGSEIPAGTPIILEVVNFEPVVNNSRKN, encoded by the coding sequence ATGGGTTTAAAGATCATCAAGCCGTTGATGACCACGGATGTCCAAATCTCTGTCGTACCGGTCGTTCAACGATTTTTCACGGAAATGGAAAAATCCATTCCCGAAAATACCACGTACCGAATTGACGCCGGCAAATTTCTGGACGACTCGGGCAACAAGGTGGAATATTTTCCGCCGTTAAACTTAAATAACAGTTATTTTAATGTGTATATTAACGGATTTCTGCAAATGGAAGAGAATTTTGCGTACACCGCCGGCGAAGAGGGAATCGGCAATTTGTTGATCACCGTCCCTGAAGGGTCGGAAATCCCTGCCGGAACGCCGATCATTTTGGAAGTGGTAAACTTCGAACCGGTTGTCAATAATTCGCGGAAAAATTGA
- a CDS encoding NAD-dependent epimerase/dehydratase family protein → MMAKKILITGGAGFIGSHLTEHLLKQGHAVDVVDDLSNGKPDFLNEVRDHPRFQFYRGSVLDGKLMEELIQKNDVIYHLAAVLGVKNTVRDPLKVIEGNINGTRIIMELAHRQQKKVIFASTSEVYGKNPNLPYHEHSDRLLGDPSVHRWCYATAKALDEHICFAYANKGLPVTVIRLFNVYGPRQIFSEYGMVVPVFISKALNDEPIPVHGDGSQIRCFAYVSDIVRGLELAMAKEADHHAFNLGSSDQVTILELAARIKALTGSRSTVEFIPYAEAYGPGFEDIPVRIPSLEKAKRLLHYVPQVSLDDGLKETVEWYKAFLET, encoded by the coding sequence ATGATGGCGAAAAAGATCCTGATAACCGGGGGAGCGGGATTTATCGGCTCCCACCTGACGGAACATTTGCTGAAACAAGGACATGCGGTGGACGTGGTCGATGATCTTTCCAACGGGAAGCCGGATTTCTTAAATGAAGTCCGGGACCACCCCCGCTTTCAATTTTACCGGGGAAGCGTCCTGGACGGAAAGCTGATGGAAGAATTGATCCAGAAAAATGATGTCATCTATCATTTGGCGGCGGTGCTCGGAGTCAAAAACACCGTCCGCGATCCGTTAAAGGTGATCGAAGGGAACATCAACGGAACACGAATCATTATGGAGCTCGCCCACCGGCAGCAAAAGAAAGTGATCTTCGCCTCCACGTCGGAAGTGTACGGAAAAAATCCGAATCTTCCTTACCATGAGCATTCCGACCGTCTCCTCGGGGACCCGTCGGTTCACCGGTGGTGTTACGCAACGGCAAAAGCCTTGGACGAACATATCTGTTTTGCCTACGCGAACAAAGGGCTGCCGGTAACGGTCATCCGCCTTTTTAACGTCTATGGCCCGAGGCAGATTTTTTCCGAATACGGCATGGTCGTCCCGGTTTTCATCAGCAAAGCGCTGAATGATGAGCCGATTCCCGTGCACGGCGACGGTTCGCAAATCCGCTGTTTCGCCTATGTATCCGATATTGTCCGCGGTTTGGAACTGGCCATGGCGAAGGAAGCGGATCATCACGCCTTCAATCTCGGCTCCTCGGATCAGGTGACGATCCTGGAATTGGCCGCGCGGATTAAAGCGTTAACCGGCAGCCGGTCGACCGTCGAATTCATCCCTTACGCCGAAGCGTACGGACCGGGGTTTGAAGACATTCCGGTCAGAATCCCTTCGCTGGAAAAGGCGAAGCGGCTGCTCCATTACGTCCCCCAAGTGTCTTTGGATGATGGGCTCAAGGAAACGGTCGAATGGTATAAAGCTTTCTTGGAAACATGA
- a CDS encoding nucleotide sugar dehydrogenase: MASIQKNSVAVIGLGYVGLPLSQLFLQNGFIVHGIDINQKKLESIEKGESLFPDVDSGFLQTCIREQKFSLFQDGEGAAGTEAVLICVPTPLTGTGEPDLSYVNSAVDLILPHIREGQLIVLESTSFPGTTEELILPKLEKRGFRPGENLYLAYSPERIDPGSKIPLENIPKVVGGITPSCLQKAKDLYERIFVAVHPVSSTRAAEMTKILENTQRFINISFINDFALLCEKMGIDVYEVIDAAATKPYGFTRYLPGAGIGGHCIPIDPLYLSWKAKQYDHETPFIHFADRINKKMPAYIAEKVLRLLAETGGLAGKKILVAGVAYKKDIDDVRESASIEVIRRLMEKGAAVDYFDPLVPELTVGGKVLRSADDPLSGYDLAVVITEHSVMDREKISAAAKQVIFPESYFLPWTRETDGRGGKE, from the coding sequence ATGGCCAGCATCCAGAAAAATTCAGTAGCCGTCATCGGATTAGGATACGTCGGACTGCCCCTCAGCCAGCTCTTTTTGCAAAATGGTTTTATCGTCCACGGAATCGATATTAATCAAAAAAAACTGGAATCCATCGAAAAGGGTGAATCTCTGTTCCCGGATGTGGACAGCGGGTTTCTTCAAACCTGTATCCGGGAACAAAAATTTTCCCTTTTTCAGGACGGCGAAGGAGCGGCCGGAACCGAAGCCGTGCTCATTTGCGTACCGACCCCCCTCACCGGAACGGGAGAACCGGATCTTTCCTATGTGAACAGCGCCGTCGATCTTATCCTTCCCCACATTCGGGAAGGACAGCTCATCGTTTTGGAAAGCACCAGCTTTCCGGGCACAACGGAGGAATTGATCCTCCCGAAACTGGAAAAGCGGGGATTTCGCCCCGGAGAAAATCTCTATTTGGCCTATTCCCCGGAACGGATCGACCCGGGCAGCAAAATTCCGCTGGAAAACATTCCGAAGGTCGTCGGCGGCATCACCCCGTCGTGCCTGCAAAAAGCAAAAGATTTATACGAAAGGATTTTTGTGGCCGTCCACCCCGTCTCTTCCACGCGGGCGGCGGAAATGACGAAGATACTGGAAAATACCCAAAGGTTTATCAATATTTCCTTCATCAACGATTTTGCCCTATTATGTGAAAAAATGGGCATAGATGTATACGAAGTCATCGATGCGGCCGCGACAAAACCGTACGGCTTCACCCGCTATCTGCCCGGCGCCGGAATCGGGGGCCACTGCATCCCGATCGATCCGCTCTATCTGTCCTGGAAGGCGAAACAATACGACCACGAGACCCCCTTCATTCATTTTGCCGACCGGATCAACAAAAAGATGCCCGCGTACATTGCCGAAAAGGTGCTGCGGCTTCTGGCGGAAACCGGGGGATTGGCAGGCAAAAAAATTCTCGTTGCCGGCGTCGCCTATAAAAAGGACATCGATGACGTCCGGGAATCGGCCAGCATTGAGGTCATCCGGCGGCTGATGGAAAAAGGCGCCGCCGTCGATTATTTCGATCCCCTTGTTCCGGAGCTGACCGTCGGCGGGAAGGTCCTCCGTTCGGCCGACGATCCGCTTTCCGGATATGACCTGGCGGTCGTCATTACGGAGCATTCCGTCATGGACCGGGAAAAAATTTCCGCCGCGGCAAAGCAAGTGATCTTTCCGGAAAGCTATTTCCTTCCCTGGACAAGGGAAACCGATGGCCGGGGAGGGAAGGAATGA
- a CDS encoding D-glycero-alpha-D-manno-heptose-1,7-bisphosphate 7-phosphatase, whose translation MKKRAVFLDRDGVINEVLSKRVKFVNKPEEFYFLPGVPEAIKKLNRHFDYVFVVTNQGGVGLGYLTEKDLRRIHDHMKRELKRKGAEIHDIACCIHPPHLGCECRKPGSKMIEDLAEKYGVDLSRSYMVGDQETDIAAGKRAGTKTVYIGAYSPSADASFPDLAAASDWMAAEAGKGKGEG comes from the coding sequence ATGAAAAAACGGGCCGTATTTTTGGACAGGGACGGGGTCATCAATGAAGTCCTCAGCAAAAGGGTAAAATTCGTGAACAAGCCGGAAGAATTCTACTTTTTGCCCGGCGTTCCGGAAGCGATCAAAAAATTGAACCGGCATTTTGATTACGTCTTCGTCGTCACCAATCAGGGAGGGGTCGGTTTGGGCTATCTGACGGAAAAGGACCTCCGCCGCATTCACGACCATATGAAGCGGGAATTAAAAAGAAAAGGCGCGGAAATCCACGATATTGCCTGCTGCATCCATCCGCCCCATCTGGGCTGTGAATGCCGGAAACCGGGGAGCAAAATGATCGAGGATTTGGCGGAAAAATACGGGGTCGACTTGTCCCGTTCCTACATGGTCGGCGACCAGGAAACGGATATTGCCGCCGGGAAAAGGGCGGGGACGAAAACCGTTTATATCGGCGCTTATTCCCCGTCGGCCGATGCCTCTTTTCCCGACCTGGCCGCCGCCTCCGACTGGATGGCGGCGGAAGCCGGAAAAGGGAAGGGGGAGGGGTGA
- a CDS encoding DUF1572 family protein, with protein MEIGKEYLKVVKDRFREMKRIGERAMEQCSDEGLFHSFNEESNSIAIIVKHLSGNMVSRWTDFFHTDGEKPDRNRDEEFINRWKTREEIMASWEKGWTVFFRALEEIKEEDLLKTVTIRNEPHTVLQAIVRQMYHYSYHIGQIVYAAKLLTGTDWQTLTIPRKR; from the coding sequence ATGGAAATCGGGAAGGAATACTTAAAAGTCGTGAAGGATCGTTTCCGGGAAATGAAAAGAATCGGGGAAAGGGCGATGGAACAATGTTCCGATGAAGGGCTTTTTCACAGTTTCAACGAAGAATCCAACAGCATCGCCATCATCGTGAAGCATTTAAGCGGGAACATGGTTTCCCGATGGACGGATTTTTTCCATACGGACGGGGAAAAACCGGACCGGAACCGGGACGAAGAATTTATCAACCGCTGGAAAACAAGGGAAGAAATCATGGCTTCCTGGGAAAAGGGATGGACGGTTTTTTTTCGTGCGTTGGAGGAAATCAAGGAAGAGGATTTGCTGAAGACGGTCACCATCCGCAATGAACCCCATACCGTCCTCCAGGCAATCGTGCGGCAAATGTATCATTATTCGTATCACATCGGGCAGATCGTCTATGCGGCCAAACTGCTGACCGGAACGGATTGGCAGACGTTAACCATCCCGAGGAAAAGATGA
- a CDS encoding Type 1 glutamine amidotransferase-like domain-containing protein has translation MRQIIALGGGGFSMEPDNPLMDLYILKQSGKPSPNICFLPTASGDAENYINKFYQFFRRFPCRPSHLSLFRPPTRDLEGFLLEKDIIYVGGGNTRNLLILWKEWGLVPVLKKAWEEGIVLAGISAGAICWFEEGVTDSFGEELEPIAGLGFLKGSHCPHYDGEPEWRPAYHKLIRTGAIPGGLAADDGAAIHFVDREVKAIVSSRPKAKAYRVHWDQKKKQVTEEELPTKFLGAQPSSP, from the coding sequence ATGAGACAAATCATCGCCCTCGGCGGGGGAGGTTTCTCGATGGAACCGGACAATCCCCTAATGGACTTGTATATTTTGAAACAATCGGGAAAGCCGTCCCCGAATATTTGTTTTCTTCCGACGGCAAGCGGCGACGCGGAAAACTACATCAATAAATTTTACCAATTTTTTCGCCGGTTTCCTTGCCGGCCGTCCCATCTGTCTTTGTTCCGCCCTCCGACCAGGGATTTGGAAGGATTTTTGCTGGAAAAGGACATCATCTACGTCGGCGGCGGCAATACGAGAAACCTGTTGATCTTATGGAAAGAGTGGGGGCTGGTGCCGGTTTTGAAAAAAGCCTGGGAAGAAGGCATCGTCCTTGCCGGGATCAGCGCGGGCGCCATCTGCTGGTTTGAGGAAGGGGTCACCGATTCCTTCGGCGAAGAACTGGAACCGATTGCCGGTCTGGGTTTCCTGAAAGGGAGCCACTGCCCCCATTATGACGGAGAACCGGAGTGGCGGCCGGCCTATCACAAACTGATCCGGACAGGGGCGATCCCCGGAGGCCTCGCCGCGGACGACGGGGCGGCCATCCATTTCGTCGATCGGGAGGTCAAAGCGATCGTCAGCTCCCGCCCGAAGGCAAAGGCATACCGCGTGCACTGGGATCAAAAGAAAAAACAGGTGACCGAGGAAGAGCTGCCCACGAAGTTTTTGGGAGCGCAGCCGTCGTCCCCGTAA
- a CDS encoding FtsX-like permease family protein, whose translation MTSLYWQYIIRHKRAFFVTVLLLAVIFTLLPAAAQIWLRGHETVLADITDFARGKYDILVRPKNSPIEEKLGIVEENYLGVGDGGITLDTWQKIARDQRIEFAAPVASLGFFTKMNQSYQLPKPDGPTRYRVKYETTDGVHRYVIQEQTAYLLFPLAANLSDAFYPKELINVFGLWGRANFQLPPSYHPVIAIDPDAEEKLTGIDFSALKQELNGADFWPPEAHYIPLLDVKDSATPIDAIITVENLDLSEEDVLSLKRKAGLKEEDPLFYAVNPNHESSDAYRFIEEQLANIPPTSKKTYQIHFSEFLSPFEQEWYMLDKDFHVVMESEYDFNKHGEIGRVSSYESQNTFFRASPPAYRLKDGGLSIRLVDTEGRLPVYRKLEEIRHQQFQSSGSNQDLHFFVQVGSVAAGQAYEQLAASPLGIYQFQYGVHQATGKKLQPTHHPGSFLPLPAHGLVSIRWAEYFKGAAPIDAIRIKVAGISGYTEEAAEKIREVARDLEEMGLYVDIIAGASRQDMVVDVEKIGTVIMPWTTLGAAESILSSWNVFSMVIAAVFVLSALLTLLSRFGVAEAETKEERGRLAMLGWSDSTIRAIFRFQWRIQLLTAAIISGGILAAAAGFDSISFAGFGTAILITSGLKAVTGKLHQRPSKRDHSFRPGRSLLTANLRFYKNHILAASLQLILTTSCTAFIFTVNHATTERIKKTRLGEYIHFHINEQQMLLFSGIILLTAFTLAESFYRLWQERKKQIQFLKIVGWQNREIRMLLLKESVAWAGISTGFGAMISVFLAGSVLGFNSAAVLLQIGWAGAIFLGTLFIFSIVLFGTLKYGLKGEQTWM comes from the coding sequence TTGACTTCTTTATATTGGCAGTATATCATCCGGCACAAACGGGCATTTTTCGTAACGGTGCTTTTGCTTGCCGTGATTTTCACGTTGCTCCCTGCCGCCGCACAAATCTGGCTGCGGGGACATGAAACCGTTCTTGCGGATATTACCGACTTTGCCCGAGGAAAATACGATATCCTCGTCCGTCCGAAAAATTCGCCGATCGAAGAAAAATTAGGGATTGTGGAAGAAAACTATTTAGGCGTGGGGGACGGGGGAATCACGCTGGATACGTGGCAGAAAATCGCCAGGGATCAACGGATCGAATTTGCCGCCCCCGTGGCTTCGTTGGGTTTTTTTACGAAAATGAATCAATCGTATCAGCTTCCCAAGCCTGACGGCCCAACCCGTTACAGGGTGAAATACGAAACGACAGACGGGGTCCATCGCTATGTCATCCAAGAGCAAACCGCTTACCTTCTTTTCCCCCTGGCGGCGAATCTTTCCGATGCCTTTTATCCGAAAGAATTGATCAATGTGTTCGGATTGTGGGGGAGGGCGAATTTTCAACTGCCGCCTTCCTATCATCCTGTGATCGCCATTGATCCTGATGCGGAAGAAAAGTTGACGGGGATCGACTTTTCGGCCCTGAAGCAAGAGTTAAACGGAGCCGATTTTTGGCCTCCGGAAGCCCATTATATCCCTCTCCTGGACGTGAAAGATTCGGCAACGCCCATTGACGCAATCATTACGGTCGAAAACTTGGATCTGTCCGAAGAAGATGTCCTTTCACTGAAACGAAAAGCGGGATTAAAAGAGGAGGATCCGCTTTTCTACGCCGTGAATCCCAATCACGAATCTTCCGACGCCTATCGCTTCATCGAAGAACAATTGGCCAATATCCCGCCGACATCGAAAAAAACGTATCAAATTCATTTTTCCGAATTTCTGAGTCCTTTTGAACAAGAATGGTATATGCTGGACAAAGATTTCCATGTGGTGATGGAATCCGAATATGATTTTAACAAACATGGCGAAATCGGCCGGGTGAGCAGCTATGAATCCCAGAACACGTTCTTCCGGGCTTCGCCGCCTGCTTACCGTTTGAAAGACGGCGGGCTTTCAATCCGGCTGGTGGACACGGAAGGCCGTCTTCCCGTTTACCGAAAATTGGAAGAAATCCGACATCAACAATTTCAATCCTCCGGTTCCAATCAAGATCTGCATTTTTTCGTACAGGTCGGCAGTGTTGCCGCGGGACAAGCCTATGAGCAACTGGCGGCCAGTCCGTTGGGAATCTACCAATTTCAATACGGTGTCCATCAGGCGACGGGCAAAAAACTTCAGCCGACCCATCACCCCGGAAGTTTTCTGCCCTTGCCAGCCCACGGACTGGTTTCGATTCGGTGGGCGGAATACTTTAAGGGAGCTGCTCCCATCGATGCGATTCGGATAAAAGTTGCCGGGATCTCCGGTTATACCGAGGAAGCGGCGGAAAAAATCCGGGAAGTGGCAAGGGATTTGGAAGAGATGGGCCTTTATGTGGATATCATTGCCGGAGCGTCCCGCCAGGACATGGTAGTGGACGTGGAAAAAATCGGAACGGTGATCATGCCCTGGACAACGTTGGGTGCTGCGGAATCAATTCTCTCAAGTTGGAATGTGTTTTCCATGGTCATTGCCGCCGTTTTTGTCTTGAGCGCCCTTTTGACGCTGTTGTCCCGATTCGGCGTCGCGGAAGCGGAAACCAAGGAAGAACGAGGCCGTTTGGCGATGTTGGGGTGGAGCGATTCGACGATTCGGGCTATTTTCCGTTTCCAATGGCGGATCCAACTGTTAACCGCGGCCATCATCAGCGGAGGAATATTGGCGGCAGCCGCCGGATTTGACTCGATTTCCTTCGCCGGTTTTGGAACGGCGATCCTCATCACATCCGGATTAAAAGCGGTGACCGGAAAACTCCATCAACGGCCGTCCAAAAGGGATCACTCCTTCCGGCCCGGCCGATCCCTTTTGACAGCTAATCTGCGTTTTTATAAAAACCACATCCTCGCGGCAAGTCTCCAGCTCATATTAACCACCTCCTGCACGGCATTCATCTTTACCGTCAATCACGCCACGACCGAACGCATCAAGAAGACCCGTTTGGGCGAATACATCCATTTTCATATCAATGAACAGCAAATGCTGCTTTTTTCGGGAATCATCCTGTTGACGGCTTTTACCCTGGCCGAGTCCTTCTACCGGCTATGGCAAGAAAGAAAAAAGCAGATCCAATTTTTAAAGATTGTGGGCTGGCAAAACCGGGAGATCCGCATGTTGCTGCTGAAAGAGTCCGTCGCATGGGCAGGAATTTCAACCGGGTTCGGAGCGATGATCAGTGTTTTTTTGGCAGGGTCCGTTTTGGGTTTCAACTCGGCGGCCGTTTTGCTGCAAATCGGTTGGGCCGGCGCCATCTTCCTCGGGACCCTTTTCATCTTTTCCATCGTCCTGTTCGGGACACTCAAATACGGTTTGAAAGGGGAACAGACATGGATGTAA
- a CDS encoding ABC transporter ATP-binding protein: MDVIVRHLSKTFRSGFEEKLILKDVTFEVKSGEWVNFIGRSGSGKTTLLKCLAGLLRTEEGASIFIGGSPIHQTPEEKLREFRRKHIGFIYQDFQLFQAFTAKQNVMLPEWPYTNRKKLEKRAEELLERLQLTDRMDAVPAQLSGGEQQRIAIARALLNDPEVLLCDEPTGNLDRKTRDEILGILHNCREEGKTILFVTHDYEVLKYGQRIFQIDDGVITEIDKPAIPG, translated from the coding sequence ATGGATGTAATCGTCCGCCATTTGTCCAAAACCTTTCGTTCCGGTTTCGAAGAAAAACTGATTTTGAAGGATGTCACGTTCGAAGTGAAAAGTGGAGAATGGGTCAATTTCATTGGACGTTCCGGCTCGGGGAAAACTACCCTGTTAAAATGTTTGGCGGGCCTCCTGCGGACGGAAGAGGGGGCTTCCATCTTCATCGGCGGCAGCCCCATTCACCAAACGCCGGAAGAGAAATTGCGCGAATTTCGCCGGAAACACATCGGATTTATTTATCAAGATTTTCAATTGTTTCAAGCGTTTACGGCAAAGCAAAACGTGATGCTGCCGGAATGGCCGTATACGAATAGAAAAAAGCTGGAAAAACGGGCGGAAGAATTGTTGGAAAGACTCCAGTTGACCGACCGGATGGACGCTGTCCCTGCCCAACTTTCCGGCGGGGAGCAACAGCGGATCGCCATCGCACGGGCCCTGTTAAATGATCCGGAAGTTTTGCTTTGCGATGAACCCACCGGAAATCTTGACCGGAAAACGAGGGACGAAATTCTGGGAATTTTGCACAACTGCCGGGAAGAAGGGAAAACGATCCTGTTCGTAACCCATGATTATGAAGTGCTGAAATACGGCCAACGGATCTTTCAAATCGATGACGGCGTCATCACAGAAATTGATAAACCGGCTATCCCCGGCTAA